From Sporolactobacillus pectinivorans:
CCAATCACCTGCAGTATCAGAAAATAACGAAATGACACATGGATACCCCCACGCTGTACAGACATTTTTTAAATCTGAAACTATTCATAATCTTACAGTCATAGAAATAATTCGCTTTCTATTTTATCTGTTTTTCCGACAAGTTTCGATAATCTTTCACACATCGGACCTTGAGAACGTTGAAAATTAAGCTGGTGTTTTTTAAAATAAAAAGTGTAAACTTTGAAAGAACGAAGAACTGTTACGAAGGGAAGCTATTGGTCAGTGGAAAAATATACGATTGTCGATAAAGAAACCTGCATATCTTGCGGTGCCTGTGCCGCTTCTGCACCCGATTTGTTTGATTATGATGACAGCGGACTCGCTTTTGCCCTTCTTGACAGCAACAAGGGCGATGCTGCGGTGCCGGATGAACTTCTTGAAGACCTTGCAGATGCTTATGAGGGCTGTCCCACAGAATCGATCAGGGTCGCGGATCATCCCTTTCACGGTTCACCGGAAAAAATAGCCGAACACTGATTCAAATGGGACAAAAAAGCTTGCCGGGCGGCAGGCTTTTTTTATTTAGCTTTCTCGCGCTTGCTGAAGATTTTCTTCGGGCAAATTGAACTGAAAGGTTGTGCCGTGGCCCTTTCTGCTATTGACGCCGATTTCTCCACCATGTGCATCAATAATGTGCTTGGCAATAGCGAGTCCAAGCCCCGTACCTGATTTTCCCCTTGCCCTCGCCTTATCCGCCTTATAGAAGCGCTCAAATACAAAGGGCAGATCCTCCTCCGCTATGCCCACTCCTGAATCCTGAACCCGCACTAAGAGTTTCCCGGATTTCAGAACAACATTGACTAAAACCCATCCTTTTTCACGAGTATGGCGAATCGCATTATCGATGAGATTTGTCATCACTTGCTCTATTCTGTCAGGGTCAAGCGAAAAGCGGGCATCTTCTCCGAAAGAAGTTTCCAGCCTAAGGCTGATTCCTGCTGTTTCTGCCAAGTTGCTGAATTTATTCACTGTGTGGCTGAAAAAAGAAAACAGCGGAATTTCCCTTCTGTTCAGCTGGAAATGGCCCGCTTCCAACTTTGCGAGATCAAGCAGTTCATTGACCAGACGGCCCAGTCGTTTTGATTCATCCAGAATTATCTTTGCCATATCTACTTTTTCCTGATTAGTTTCCGCGATCCCGTCAATGATTGCTTCACTATAGCCCTGAATCATTGATACCGGCGTACGGAGTTCATGGCTGACATTTGCAACAAATCCCCTTTTCATTTGATCAATATGGCGTTCCTCCGTCATATCCCTGAGAACGGCTACAGCTCCTCTGATCTCTTTGCGGCTATAGAGCGGCGTCATAATCACAACCCAGAACCGTCCCTGTATACCCACTTCACGGATCTGCTGTTTGCGTTCTGATGCGACGCTTTTCAACAGTTCGTTCAGCAGATCCGGAGATGTTGCACCATCATGTTCAAAGGCCCATGAGCGGTTAAAACGGTCAGCCGGCGGATTTGTGGCGATAATCGATCCTTGCCGGTCAAGCAAGAGCACGCCATCAGCCATGTTATTAAGTATTCCGCCCAGCTGCTCCTTTTCGTGATTCAGGGCAGTTATATTCAGCTTTAAATCATTTCTCATTTTGTTGAACGCAACGGCCAGATCACCGACTTCATCCCGGGTCACAACCGGAACATTAATGTCAAAATTACCGCGTGCTACCTGGAGCACCGCTGTCCGCATCCTTCTAAGCGGCGCGCCGATTCGCGTCGATAGAAAAAAAGCGAAGAAAGTTGTAAGAATAATAGCTATTCCCGCACTGATATAGATCAATTTCTTTGATTGATTCATTGCGTTTTGAGCGATTTTCAAGGTTTGAAATACATAAATAGCACCAGTCTCACCGCTTTGGGTGTGAAAGGGAAGGCCTATAATGATCATTCTTTCCTGCGAGTTGCGCCCAGTGGCAAAAGAGCCTTGCTTTTCCACTTTTTTCCCTGAGACCAGCGCTTCACGAAGTAACGGATCTGATTCGAAGAACTTGCGGTTCAAATCCGGAAATCCGTGCAGTGGCTGAGAAAGCCAATAGCGTTTGCCTGAAACCAGCGCGCTGCCTGCCGAATAAACACTGGAAATGTCTGAAACCGAGACCAGTGCCGAACGGCTTCCGTTTTCATTTTCGATCAGCTGCACAGACTTGTCCCCTATTTTTCTCAACTGGAGCTCAGATTGCTGGATATTGCTGTTTTCAAAAAACTGCAGCAGCAAAATGGTCAGGAATACGAGTGCAATCGTAACAATTGCAATGATCGTTGCCCAGAGTTTTGTAATAATGCCATGCCAGATCATGCGTCACTCTCAGCTTCTATTTTATAGCCGACGCCCCATACAGTGACAATCATGTTTGCGGCTTCTTCTGATATACGATTCAATTTTTCACGCAACCGCTTAACATGTGTGTCAACCGTCCGAAGATCGCCGAAAAATTCATAATTCCATACATCTTTCAACAGCTGCTCCCGTGAAAACACCTTATCGGGATTTTGTGCAAGATAATAGAGTAACTCATATTCTTTAGGTGTCAGGTTGACTTCCTGATTCTCGACTTTGACACGGTGCGCATCGTGATCAATCATCAAGTGCGGGAAGACGATCACATTCTTGGCTGTTGTTTCCGTCTCCAGAAACTTGGTCTTTGAAGAACGACGAAGCAGCGCTTTCACCCTCAGAACAACTTCACGAGGACTGAAAGGTTTGACTATGTAATCATCCGTCCCCACTTCAAAGCCCTGGACACGGTTTGCCTCTTCTCCTTTTGCCGTCAGCATGATCACTGGTGTCGCTTTGAACTCACGCAATTTCTCGCAGACTTCAATTCCGTCCATTCCCGGAAGCATCAGGTCAAGAAGAATTAATTCATAATCTTTGTCAAGCGCTTTCTGGAGCGCGGTCTCACCATCGCCGGCCTCATCAATCTGATAACTTTCCCGTTCGAGGTACATCTTCAACAGCTTGCGAATCCTTTCTTCATCATCAACAACCAAAATCGCCGCTTTCTTCTCATCCATCCAATGATCCTCCCGTCAGCCCTATCTGCTTTCTCTCTTTTATCACTTTTTTCGAAGACTTACGTACGCAACCGGTCTGACCCAAATTGATATGATAATGTGTCAATCCTATGTCTTATTTTATACAATTTCTTTAAAAAAAACAGCTTTACTCACTTTTATCCCGGCTCCATTTATTTTTCCTGAACCAATCTGTGCATGAATAAACAGTATCACACAATTATGACTGATCGCGATTAGCCAGATGGTATAAAGTCCGAACTTCATGCGGTTTGAGAACTCGGCTGTCGCCGGGATGAAGCCCTTCCAGGCTGAGGAAGCCATAACGTTCGCGCTTTAACTTTCTGACGTGCAGATGAAGTGCTGAGAACATACGCCGAACCTGTCTGTTCCGGCCCTCATGAATCGTCAGCTGGACAGAAGCGATTCCTTTGCCGCTGTCGTTTGAAATAAGGCGGACTTTTGCTTCCGCTGTCATGCCATCCTCAAGCTTTATGCCTGAGGCAAGCTG
This genomic window contains:
- a CDS encoding ferredoxin; protein product: MEKYTIVDKETCISCGACAASAPDLFDYDDSGLAFALLDSNKGDAAVPDELLEDLADAYEGCPTESIRVADHPFHGSPEKIAEH
- a CDS encoding ATP-binding protein, with amino-acid sequence MIWHGIITKLWATIIAIVTIALVFLTILLLQFFENSNIQQSELQLRKIGDKSVQLIENENGSRSALVSVSDISSVYSAGSALVSGKRYWLSQPLHGFPDLNRKFFESDPLLREALVSGKKVEKQGSFATGRNSQERMIIIGLPFHTQSGETGAIYVFQTLKIAQNAMNQSKKLIYISAGIAIILTTFFAFFLSTRIGAPLRRMRTAVLQVARGNFDINVPVVTRDEVGDLAVAFNKMRNDLKLNITALNHEKEQLGGILNNMADGVLLLDRQGSIIATNPPADRFNRSWAFEHDGATSPDLLNELLKSVASERKQQIREVGIQGRFWVVIMTPLYSRKEIRGAVAVLRDMTEERHIDQMKRGFVANVSHELRTPVSMIQGYSEAIIDGIAETNQEKVDMAKIILDESKRLGRLVNELLDLAKLEAGHFQLNRREIPLFSFFSHTVNKFSNLAETAGISLRLETSFGEDARFSLDPDRIEQVMTNLIDNAIRHTREKGWVLVNVVLKSGKLLVRVQDSGVGIAEEDLPFVFERFYKADKARARGKSGTGLGLAIAKHIIDAHGGEIGVNSRKGHGTTFQFNLPEENLQQARES
- a CDS encoding response regulator transcription factor, whose amino-acid sequence is MDEKKAAILVVDDEERIRKLLKMYLERESYQIDEAGDGETALQKALDKDYELILLDLMLPGMDGIEVCEKLREFKATPVIMLTAKGEEANRVQGFEVGTDDYIVKPFSPREVVLRVKALLRRSSKTKFLETETTAKNVIVFPHLMIDHDAHRVKVENQEVNLTPKEYELLYYLAQNPDKVFSREQLLKDVWNYEFFGDLRTVDTHVKRLREKLNRISEEAANMIVTVWGVGYKIEAESDA